A window of the Pontibacillus yanchengensis genome harbors these coding sequences:
- a CDS encoding S-layer homology domain-containing protein, translated as MGWLFSPGVSYGFSDVSENYWAKEEIHYLSERFIIKGMNDGTFGPNNPLEYLLMEFLMML; from the coding sequence TTGGGGTGGCTATTTTCTCCGGGAGTTAGTTATGGATTTTCGGATGTATCAGAAAATTATTGGGCAAAGGAAGAAATACATTATTTAAGTGAAAGATTTATTATTAAAGGTATGAATGATGGAACATTTGGCCCAAACAATCCTTTGGAGTACTTGCTAATGGAATTTTTGATGATGTTATAA
- a CDS encoding S-layer homology domain-containing protein produces MNDGYFKPHEPMTRGEMAIVLQKEFNLNGISNKSFNDVSAGHKAYEVIQALAKNKITNGYLDGIFKSGNILTRAHSTVFMARSMSNYFISGKASLHSKNVIVWSDYFGVYKTDVTTNETQTLACKKSPR; encoded by the coding sequence ATAAATGATGGATATTTTAAACCGCATGAACCGATGACACGTGGAGAAATGGCTATTGTATTACAGAAGGAATTTAACTTAAACGGAATATCTAATAAAAGTTTTAATGATGTTTCCGCTGGACATAAAGCGTATGAGGTTATTCAAGCTTTGGCAAAGAATAAAATAACTAATGGTTATTTAGATGGAATCTTCAAATCAGGTAATATCTTAACTCGTGCTCATTCCACAGTATTTATGGCAAGAAGTATGAGTAACTATTTTATTTCTGGTAAGGCATCTTTACATAGTAAAAATGTCATTGTCTGGTCGGATTATTTTGGGGTATATAAAACAGATGTTACTACAAATGAAACACAAACTCTCGCCTGTAAAAAAAGTCCTAGGTGA
- a CDS encoding DUF5050 domain-containing protein, whose amino-acid sequence MKHKLSPVKKVLGESYRLGDWVYFLHEVYRSDRSGDLPKGQIYRVNLEGTKLERLSEELVTDMAISDSKIVYSYYGNFLEGGGIERGGQYYLKSRNANGEDPKIITKEVEIFNLDAKDGWVYFTNYSDEEKLYRIRLDGSMLEKLSNEPFYY is encoded by the coding sequence ATGAAACACAAACTCTCGCCTGTAAAAAAAGTCCTAGGTGAATCATATAGACTTGGAGATTGGGTCTACTTTTTACACGAGGTTTATCGTAGTGATAGGTCAGGTGATCTTCCCAAAGGACAAATCTATCGAGTAAATCTGGAAGGAACTAAATTAGAAAGGTTGTCAGAAGAATTAGTAACTGATATGGCGATTTCAGATAGTAAAATCGTATATAGCTATTATGGTAATTTCTTGGAAGGTGGAGGGATTGAAAGAGGGGGACAATATTATTTAAAAAGTAGAAATGCAAATGGAGAAGATCCTAAGATTATTACAAAAGAGGTAGAAATCTTTAATTTAGATGCTAAAGATGGGTGGGTTTACTTTACTAACTATTCAGATGAAGAGAAGCTTTATCGTATTCGATTAGATGGTTCCATGCTCGAAAAATTAAGCAATGAACCATTTTATTACTAA
- a CDS encoding YobA family protein: protein MKKISLFFIVTLLLSLVLTACFDGDKVSLGEPDYKGYVMDKKEGSILVVGTEPKDYSKNGGDPEYYSALWGSNAPDRIEVGQQVEVWVDGGVQESYPGQAKIGDVRVVSQEIEENADLSEAEALRKALNKINSVEGIPVVKSIKFSEKTNSWAIEIQVENAGEKSILTMSINDN, encoded by the coding sequence ATGAAAAAAATCTCTCTCTTTTTTATTGTTACGCTGTTGCTAAGTCTAGTTCTAACAGCATGTTTTGATGGGGATAAAGTAAGTTTAGGGGAACCTGATTACAAAGGATATGTGATGGATAAGAAAGAGGGAAGTATTCTAGTCGTAGGTACAGAGCCGAAAGATTATAGTAAAAACGGAGGTGACCCTGAGTATTATAGTGCACTTTGGGGTTCCAATGCACCTGATCGGATAGAAGTAGGTCAACAAGTAGAAGTATGGGTAGATGGGGGAGTGCAAGAATCTTATCCTGGTCAAGCGAAGATAGGTGATGTTCGAGTTGTATCACAAGAAATAGAAGAGAATGCTGATCTATCGGAAGCAGAAGCATTAAGAAAAGCATTAAATAAAATAAATAGTGTAGAAGGGATTCCAGTTGTGAAATCTATTAAATTTAGCGAGAAAACAAATAGTTGGGCAATAGAGATACAAGTAGAGAATGCTGGAGAGAAATCCATCCTTACTATGTCAATTAACGATAATTAA
- a CDS encoding fumarylacetoacetate hydrolase family protein has translation MVDFHDVENIYCIGRNYAKHAKELGNEVPSSPVIFSKPTHALHSAEGELELPFQLGDIHHELELVIKMASTFNPNQSLDKVIDGIALGIDWTARDLQTKLKEKGQPWLLAKGFKGSAVLTEFLPVPNESDIPHLSYSLVKNGDVVQEGEPGQMIFSIRELLEYIDTHLGLHKGDVIFTGTPEGVGPIQSGDVMELKLYHPHTDSSYTFGPLTITSMKST, from the coding sequence ATGGTAGATTTTCATGACGTTGAGAATATTTACTGCATAGGACGAAATTATGCAAAACATGCTAAAGAGCTAGGAAATGAGGTTCCCTCATCTCCTGTTATTTTTTCAAAACCAACCCATGCTCTACATTCAGCAGAAGGGGAACTAGAACTTCCTTTCCAGTTAGGGGACATCCATCATGAATTAGAACTCGTCATCAAGATGGCATCCACCTTCAACCCTAACCAATCATTAGATAAGGTAATAGACGGTATCGCTTTAGGAATTGATTGGACAGCACGTGATCTACAAACAAAGCTTAAAGAAAAAGGCCAACCATGGTTACTGGCAAAAGGTTTTAAAGGATCAGCTGTACTAACTGAATTTCTTCCTGTCCCAAATGAATCAGATATACCTCACCTATCATACTCTCTTGTTAAGAATGGTGACGTTGTTCAAGAAGGAGAACCTGGGCAAATGATTTTCTCCATTCGTGAGTTACTTGAGTACATAGATACACATCTTGGACTTCACAAAGGAGACGTTATTTTTACAGGAACCCCTGAAGGAGTAGGTCCTATTCAATCAGGCGATGTTATGGAGTTAAAACTTTATCATCCTCATACTGACTCTTCATATACATTTGGTCCATTAACGATTACTTCAATGAAAAGCACCTAA
- a CDS encoding acyl-CoA dehydrogenase family protein, producing the protein MRNLYTNIIKTDRQQELFDIVDSLGASIKERALNADEKADFPEETLRDLKEVGYPALPLPHSHGGRELSLYELLLIQERLAVADGSVALSIGWHMGIIMELRDEGLWSDEDFDVLAHEIQGEQKVVNRAASEPATGSPTRGGRPETTAKKNGNTYNVTGRKTFTSMASVLDYYIVSAYVEEKDQVGWFLIDSSLDGVSIDYTWDTVGMRGTGSHDLVLNNVQLPEKRLVEMATKSKKPKGWLLHIPACYLGIAIAARNDAIDFAKSFQPNSLDTPISEVPHVRQKIGEMDLKLMNARHFMYSIADQWDRYPDKREQLGETLGAIKTIATNAANEIVDLAMRIAGGRGLSKKYAFERYYRDVRAGLHNPPMDDAVIENLAKQAIHNAPEKDE; encoded by the coding sequence ATGAGAAATTTATACACGAATATCATAAAAACAGACAGACAACAAGAATTGTTTGATATAGTGGATTCTTTAGGTGCTAGCATCAAAGAACGAGCATTAAATGCAGATGAGAAAGCAGATTTTCCAGAGGAAACGTTAAGAGATCTGAAGGAGGTTGGTTATCCAGCTTTACCTTTGCCTCACTCCCATGGCGGGCGGGAGCTTTCCCTTTATGAGTTGCTATTGATCCAAGAGAGATTAGCTGTTGCGGATGGATCCGTTGCTTTATCAATTGGTTGGCATATGGGCATTATTATGGAACTAAGAGATGAAGGTTTGTGGTCGGATGAGGATTTCGATGTCCTAGCACATGAAATCCAAGGAGAACAGAAAGTTGTAAATAGAGCAGCGTCTGAACCAGCAACTGGTAGTCCAACGAGAGGTGGCCGTCCAGAAACTACGGCTAAGAAAAATGGGAATACGTATAACGTTACTGGAAGAAAAACATTCACTTCTATGGCAAGCGTTTTAGATTATTATATTGTCTCGGCGTATGTAGAAGAGAAAGACCAGGTAGGTTGGTTCTTGATTGATTCAAGTTTAGATGGAGTATCCATTGATTATACATGGGACACAGTAGGGATGAGAGGAACAGGTAGTCATGACTTGGTGTTAAACAATGTTCAGTTGCCTGAAAAAAGATTAGTTGAAATGGCTACGAAATCTAAAAAACCTAAAGGCTGGTTGTTGCACATTCCGGCTTGTTATTTAGGTATTGCCATTGCTGCTCGAAATGATGCCATTGATTTTGCCAAGAGTTTTCAACCTAATAGTCTAGATACACCTATTTCTGAAGTACCCCACGTACGACAGAAAATAGGCGAAATGGACTTGAAGTTAATGAATGCTCGTCACTTTATGTATTCCATCGCAGACCAATGGGATCGTTATCCTGATAAGAGGGAACAGCTAGGAGAAACACTTGGTGCAATTAAAACTATAGCTACAAATGCAGCCAACGAAATAGTGGATCTTGCAATGCGAATTGCTGGTGGTAGAGGTTTATCAAAAAAATATGCATTCGAAAGGTATTATCGTGATGTAAGAGCTGGTTTGCACAATCCACCTATGGATGATGCAGTTATTGAAAATTTAGCTAAACAGGCTATTCATAATGCGCCTGAGAAGGATGAATAA
- a CDS encoding NAD(P)/FAD-dependent oxidoreductase, giving the protein MYDVTVIGGGPSGLMAAIAAAENGANTLLIDKGKKLGTKLAISGGGRCNVTNRLPEEEIIKHIPGNGRFLYSAFSVFNNYDIIEFFENLGVALKEEDHGRMFPASNKAKDVVNAMLHRMDELNITVMKQTPVETIHYSDEIHVIELQSKERIETKSLVISVGGKSVPHTGSTGDGYAWAEKAGHTITDLYPTEVPLISQETFIQEKTLQGLSLRDVALSVLNPKGKIIKTHQMDMLFTHFGISGPAVLRCSQYVVKEFKKGNRPVPMQIDAIPGQKEHVLLNEMKTLVKDNPKRTVKNLLKGWVPERYLEMLMDKNGITTEDKAANTSMEKLQNLVHDFKKFTFNVHDSQSIEKAFVTGGGVSTKEIIPNTMASKKMDRLYFSGEILDIHGYTGGYNITSALVTGRLAGSNAAYDSYS; this is encoded by the coding sequence ATGTATGACGTTACAGTAATAGGAGGCGGCCCTTCTGGCTTAATGGCTGCTATTGCAGCTGCAGAGAATGGAGCCAACACCCTGCTAATCGATAAAGGAAAAAAGTTAGGAACAAAATTAGCAATTTCAGGAGGCGGAAGATGTAATGTAACGAATCGCCTTCCTGAAGAAGAAATCATTAAGCATATTCCAGGTAACGGCCGCTTTTTATATAGTGCATTTTCAGTTTTTAATAACTACGATATCATTGAATTCTTTGAGAATCTAGGCGTAGCTCTTAAAGAAGAAGATCACGGCAGAATGTTCCCTGCAAGCAACAAAGCAAAAGATGTTGTGAACGCGATGCTTCATCGAATGGATGAACTAAACATTACGGTCATGAAGCAAACACCTGTTGAAACCATTCATTACAGTGATGAAATTCATGTGATTGAATTGCAATCAAAAGAACGAATCGAAACGAAATCATTAGTTATTTCTGTTGGCGGAAAATCAGTCCCTCATACTGGTTCAACAGGAGATGGATATGCTTGGGCTGAAAAAGCTGGACATACCATAACGGACCTTTATCCAACCGAAGTCCCTTTAATTTCTCAAGAAACATTCATACAGGAGAAGACGCTACAAGGATTATCACTTCGAGATGTAGCATTATCTGTCCTTAATCCTAAAGGAAAAATCATAAAAACACATCAAATGGATATGCTCTTCACCCATTTTGGTATTAGTGGTCCTGCGGTATTACGCTGTTCTCAATATGTAGTAAAAGAATTCAAAAAAGGGAACCGACCTGTTCCAATGCAAATCGACGCCATTCCTGGTCAAAAAGAACATGTACTACTTAATGAAATGAAGACACTAGTTAAGGACAACCCAAAACGAACAGTCAAGAACCTCTTAAAAGGATGGGTTCCTGAGCGTTATCTTGAAATGCTTATGGACAAGAATGGTATTACCACCGAAGATAAAGCGGCAAATACTTCTATGGAAAAGCTACAAAATCTTGTACATGATTTTAAGAAATTCACCTTTAATGTCCACGATTCACAATCAATCGAAAAGGCATTCGTAACAGGAGGTGGTGTTTCTACAAAAGAAATCATTCCTAATACAATGGCTTCTAAGAAAATGGATCGCCTTTACTTCAGTGGAGAAATATTAGATATTCATGGCTATACAGGTGGTTATAATATCACCTCTGCGCTCGTAACTGGAAGATTAGCAGGTTCAAATGCTGCATATGACTCTTATTCTTAA